tatgttggaaaaaaacgtagtcgatgtaaatgtcgacgtcgacaattgttgtgcgggtgtacatcctagtgaaaatctgatgagagtgagctcaaagagaattaaattttctacaattttgttaacatgaaattttcgtaggacACTCTGTTTTTGAAACAACACGTCCGCAAAGTTGAGCTGGTTCTAACTTACCCaaaattggggtaagtcagttTATTCCACTGAGTGAAAGCTACAGTGTCAAttgcgctcaaatttttaccataactAAAGAAcgcttatgggaacctacataataaatttgagccatattggttcattggTAGGAGAGTAACAGccagtcaaagttgaaattgtgaagaacCCATCCGGACTTACCCTCGTGCACCTTACTcatattgaaaaacttgtaagtGATAATGATGAACTTTGAATTCCCAAATCAagagatttgttttttttacacagatTTTGGCAGATTAAAATCCACAAGAATCTGCTAggatagtagcttttgaaaatggattttggattttacttgaagagagaagacttctgatgttttgaaagtttgtggtggggatctaaaaaaggtttaaaaagagattcaaaaaacgtccaaatgAAATACCATTTGTGAGTACCATCATTGTGAACAACacatccaaatttcagcttcctaggtcatccccaccccatttaaggtggataaaaaaatcagaaatgtcCTCCAAGAACTTCTCCCCGTAAACATGCAAAAAGAACACTTTACCTGTGAAGAAAAATCCAAACAGGAGGAAAGCATCGCAGTGGAGCTGTAAATACATAATGTTTAAAACACAAATCACATCACCATTTAATTAATTGAATGCTTTTAACAGAAAACATTGCCATCATGTTTGAAAAGCCTTCGAAGTTTCTGGTACAAAAATTTTGCTCTTACACAGCCGCCGACTGctgtgacttttttttacatttttccggGGCAAAGTGGTCAATTtagaccaaaatttttttctaacaatGTTATAAAAGACACCTCACTACACCATCAATCCAAATgccatgttttaaaatttttacttgcaaaatatgaattttgtaattttgagaacccctaaATCCCCATCTGAGTCGACcaattgtttgaaattcatGTCTAGATGGagaatagatacctatttttttattacattttttcattttcatagcaaaaatgttgacaaagaAATCACTGTTACATTGAATAAGCAAACCCAGTGGAGGGGGAAGTCTCTGCACATTAGGAGGGCTGTCCAAGTGAGTCAAGGGCAGGGGACACTAATCATAAAATTAGAGGGATCAACACATCCTAGATGTGGGTGCTAATCAAGCTCCTTCAGGAAAACTTCATGGGgttcatggggggggggggagtaaaaaTCCATATGGACATGCTTAATTCAGGCCCTTGAAATCCCAGGCTAATAATTAATAAACATAAGTAGTAAGTACTAATACTCAGAATGGGTTGCCTACTTTCCTGTTAGAATGTGAATTATtcaagacatttttttatacaacTCATTGTCagatcaaaatattcaattcactATAGTTATATCAccattattacaatttttaatgatcaaATAAATCAtcataatttcattatttataattattataaataatcagtttttttttttacagctacAATGTTCACCAATGTATCACACAGGCTTGCACAGGACGTAAAAGATTTAACCTCACAACAAGTGTCACCAACCAGTTATGCAGTTGCAGCTTGCTACATGATGTGTGTCACCATTTTTGGAATATTAGTCAATCTCATGGTATTTTATATTGTGCTCACTGACAACAAAGTAATCACCCAATTATCTACCTCAAACACATAACATTGtacaaatttatttatattgtGGCTCGTGTTTTAGCTCAGGACACCAATGAATGCCATCCTGGTGAATTTAGCCTGCTCAGATTTTGGTATTGCATTTTTAGGAAATCCGGTAGCTTTATTCAATGCTATTAATGGTGGCTGGATGTTGGGACAGACTGTATGCCAAGCATATGGTTTTTGCATGTCTTTTTTTGGTGCGTATTTCAATCAAGTATTGCTTCACATTTTCCCTAGTTGAAAATAATACAAGGAAGTTAATTTCCTTTTCATTCAACATCAGATAATGGATAAACGAGGAAACAAACCGTCCAACTTTTCGGATcttcaattaaaataattttcaaactaaaattgaaacagGGCATTTATTCGCCATTTGCACAAATCCCCAACAAGTGAATTCAATCTAAAAGATTAAGCTCTCTTTAAATTAAATACTCATGATTTCTTGACGAAAAGCTGTCTAAAAATGATAATACAACATgatatttcacattaaaaatgtTAGCTACCTTACtagtgattcaatttttatagggtacctacatattattttaatttgaaaatacctatgtcaaaaaatttactcatttgttaattaaaataaaaatgaattttttataacaCCTGACTAAAATATTGGCCTTgtattatttatgaattttctgtGAGTAAAATAAACAGTTTAATGGATACTCCTACTTGAGTAATATTCCAGATAACCCCTTTTATCATCATACTTTTATttactaattttcatcaaatgttaCTCAAAATCCTatgcatgttgaaaaaattacctagtaaataaatcaaaataattactttCTCCTCGCTGACAAAATTTAGTAACTACTGAACTAGATATATTTACAAATTGAGACTTATACTTTGTAGGTATTGCTTCAATATTTACATTAACCGTTCTCGCCTACGAAAGATACCACATAATATGTCATCCATTCTCTATAGCCTCGCATTTAACCTGGCAAGGCGCGATGATCTCAATAGTTGGTACCTGGTTGGCTTCATTCGTCGCTTCCTCACCTCCACTGTTCGGCTGGGGAGCTTATGAAAATGAGGCTGCGAATATAAGGTCGGTATACAGCACTAATTGCgctaattttaattaattaaattattgatTCACTAGAAATGCAACCGAAATTACTTTATATACTTATTTAACTTAAAAAcataaggtagagtggggtaattgcaaagcattttttgattagtgacactttgagagggcgctgtgagaagactattgcacggatgaagctgaaatttgtaccacttatacttcagggggttgtctatcaatggtaaaatgtTGGTccaatttggtccacaaattgtagagaaaattgcaatttgaaaatttgaaaattgacttttgcatttaccccattggggtaaatgcaaaagtgggacctatcttttttaattatttatttttttgcattttcaacacactcactgtattctgCGTGTCATTTCCTAACTTTTGATGCATTCGTGCCTCATGGTcttgatttggtaaaaaatttgatgacttttccacttcccaaaaaaatttttaggggagtgaaaaaataaaatgttgaaaaactattttttttaaactcgctaaaatgaacaaaaaatcaactattgatcatttctgatgttttttatgtaaaaaacttgtcatagaaattcatttttcatcaaatagtatattagtaaaacgttaaaaaagagcaattgatcacttttctaacatgtaactcatcatgtgactgtggaagtttattttttttgtaatttcgaaccattttcaagttatttaggacaaaaaaatatttgtggtaagtgcaaaaatttttaaaaaaattgtttttgcaattaccccgagtcgattttttctggggtgattgcaaaaacgcaatttaccgccaaaataaaaaaaaaattcaaattgcgatatcttaccttaaactttaatccttcatgacccttagtggtttcaacatgctttgataaaaggGTTTTTGCTACGGAGCGACCagttgaaccccgcgagttgtgaccaggtgaatatgtcggtaaaggttgttgcttcgacaTCCCCTAattggcacaaccagaaaattgatattttttgcacgaggtcacaattttgcaattaccccatttttgcaattaccctACTCTACCTTAAGTATATAAATTAGAGTGATTATTTCCCTCTCAAATTGCAACAACAATTAGGTATTATTGCATTTTATGTCCATAATTAAGACACCTATCCAATCTTCCAGAGAAATGATCCACTTATTCAAGGTTAGGGCATTCCTACTGAAAAAAACACCAGCATAATATTCATTACgtaatcttttttcaaaatttgcaacatACGTATAtgtgacaaaaatttgatatttaaaaaaaaaattatttttaggttATTTACCAAATTTATAGGCGAAAACCAAATtggaagattttaaaattcagaaatttatgCGAAACGCAGCGTATAATCGTAATTCTAtgtaaaatatttcttttaaataaaatgaattcattacttacattctaaaaatattttatgccGCCAAAAAATAAGGCTTTCGTTTATAACGGAAGAAAATATAACGTGAACATGAATTATCACTTCCACATTTCaaataatacaaatttcagcaaGTAAGGAATTTTTGTTATTGTCGCAAAATGACACAAGGCGACGAGGTGAAGTAGGTACCACGTcgcatttttttgtcaaaccgAATAAGCTACCGAGCTAAATTTAATTCCGCTTTTCCAAATGTGatgcaagaaaataaaaattacaaaactatACTTGAGAAACTGAAGGgttgaaattgaaaccaaaGAGCGAGCTTTTGTTTCATTACCAGCGTAGAATTTTCAAACTCCAACTTAAAACCATGGTAaaatattaatgaaattttgacaccTACATACATGACCTAGCTTAGACCCGCAAAACATACTCCAAGAGTCAAAGAAAAaactataggtatacctacttagtgATTACATTACCGTGAGAGAATAAACAAAATAGGAAATGAATGTATTGGATTTGAtagagatttttgaatttcataggtacatacctaccaattttattgttttcagtGCATGACACtccatcgtaaaaaaaaaagcaaactacTTTAGTTAAACCCTTTTTGCTCTAATTTTTgctttaggtatacctacatttattttaataaatcgtAATGCTTTCCAATAATGCTTTCAGAAGCTTTATAACATTAATGAAACTGTATTTTTTCCTACGAACATGAAATATTGTAAACTTCTTTCCACGTGAATGACTTACAAAACCTTTCGTTGACGCGTAAATAATACacagaatttttcgtaattttaaacgCTCTGCCTACTCTAATGCTTTGGGTACTTGTTAAATTATCTAAACTATTATCAAATGAATGAGCAGtttgatatgaaaattttggctagAAAAGTGGAAATCATAAACAAGATAATTTTTCCGAACATTTCATTCgacgaattttctcaaaaatttatgaaatttctatGGGTACTGAAAGAAAAGGTGCAGAACCCCTTGAAAATTACTATATCGATAgccttttcaaataatttcaaagctTTTAGTTTTCCATTGGTACGAGTAGTATATGAGAATTTACTtactttgaagaaaatgaaaacgttgttTTGTGGTTACAATATTACGATGCAAGAGACATTTAGGTCAACcaaattttactcgaaaatgTCCATGTTTGCAGTTCGACTAATTCCgatgtgaaatattttgaatagtGAGTGGTGATTACCATGTACTTGATTCAACTTTGAACATGAATCTATGTACTATAAACTACCGGTTCAATCTCAGTGTTTATTTCACAAACCCGCCAATCAGAAACCGCACAACAGCAGCTCAATTACAGGAGCATTTTCTGTGGCAGACAAACTTGCAATTTCCATAATTATAACTTActcatgaaaagaaaaatatactttttgaatgtttgtagGTTCCGAGAtgataaaatatgtaaaaacaaagtacatacctaagtaGGTAAGCAGGTTTACATTTAGAAACTTAGAGAATCGATATTATGAGAGAAGTCTTTAAATGTTTATTTAAAGATTAAAATTGAGATCCGGGAGGATGAGACTTCTAAAAAaacgtatgtaggtacctacctattacattTGATGAAAACTAATCAAAATGAACTTCTTAGGAAATAAAATTAACCATTTAAACATTAATCGTTTCGGAAGTCTAAATGCAAATGCTGCAAATTATCTAATAAAAGTAACTAacgaggtacctactacctacctacctgcctacCTGCCTACccacatgtttcaaaaaaaatttccaacaatttcaaTGAACAATGAATTTTACTTTCTTCCAAATAGgctgttttcattttatgaatgaatcagcaaattttcatcatgcTCGGACTTCTCAGCTGGCTATTAGATTCTTTGAATTGTCAATCATGAAAGCTATAGCAAATTCTTATGTTGCTTTTCTACATGGTTTATTAAACATTCTCCTATATTTCCGGATGATGGTGACGCATTTTGAGATTTAAATAGAGCCGTTCTGACTTTCGCATTTTGACTTCAATCTATTTCGAATTTTACACTTGAAGATGGTCTTTTGTGAGATTTGATTAGATTCTTATTCATAAAACGGTAGGAATTTTATGGTCCAAATAGCTATACAATATCGTTTCCTTTTCGTTTAagttattttgcattttaatcTTCTCTAACGTAACGAGAACTCTTCGTGATCTCGTTCCAAATTCCGCCCTTACTTTTATATGTCGTCACACATCCGAATTTAACAGGTACCACATCTGCTTTGGCATTTGATgctgaaaagaaataaaaaaacgcCGTGTATACTTCACGTTAATCAAATATAAGATTCGAATGCGGTTGCTGTAACAGCGACAATACCTTGACTCTTACCACCAACATTTAATTTAATTCTAACAACGTGTTTGAGAATAAGGAAAACGGAGGCTAAACTGTAAATCAAATTATCATACCGCAATTTCACccaatttctttttaatttcaagtcaCATTCtcgtttctttcaaaaatgattatttttttcaaattgcataaACAAGACGGTAAGAACCAAGGCTGGTTtactttgagcaatttttcaaaaaaaaaatgttcttcagAACTGCATTACATCTACACACTAGCAAGAGAACACAACTTTGGTATATAAATGGAAAGAATGTAAATATGAACGTAGGCGCACCAGTCAACACTAAATCACACAATACGAGTATGTCCGCTTGACCAGTGATATTTTTGGATCTGGTAATTTAAAACTAtgaccaattgaaaaaaaaatcaaattggttatgattttcttttcaaaattactgaGCTAAATGTTTAATGAGTAATGATTGAATTATTTCTAAATTTGGGTTTTAAAAAAGCCATCATCTTGAAATTGTTCGAAATGAACTCAAAGTGAGGGTGGAgatggcagttttttttttacaaagattgGTTATTGTTTGTAGTGATTTGTTATACAGAGATCCTAGATCCCCGACTCAGAAAATCCTcatcttctaaaaaaaaaaacaacttcaatGCTGAATCCTTTACCCACAAACCCAAAGTGACATTTTTCACaatcaaaatggaaattaagaacttttcaaaaccaaaaccatcTAAGCCTCATAGtccctcttttttttcacacattGAGAAATTGCGAAGAGACACCAAAGACTTAACTTCCACTTCCATTagattttttggtacttttcccTTCCTAAAATATCTAAGTAGACACTTATTTATTATCTAGCATCGATGGTCCAACtaacaaaatcaaataaacAGACATTACTCGCTTTCATTAAGAAATacaaatcaagtaggtacacaaCTGACTAGCGGACCTTATCAAAAATCAACGCGTGGTGGTAATGAGAAAacaacaagttcaaaacaaaaaGATAAAACATTCACAAAGACACATTAAAACAAGTTACACAGTTTCATTTCTCAAGCGTAGGTAACTTGAACACGGAAATAacaaagcaatttgaaattaataacaaggtaaaaatatattatagaatTAATATTTTAACGATGAGAGAACTGCTTACAAATTAAAAGATTAATTAAAAGCTTTACATTAATTTCGCTTCGCTGCTAAACTCTCGTCAAAACACAAAAACGTGTGCAATCGACTACACAAAAGATGGGCTTGTTGAGTtgatactgaaaaattttacttataaTGGGAACCACTAAAGGAAAATTTTACTTATTAAGTATATAATTCACTACGTTGTATTACTCCGCCACGACGGTACATTTTAATGAACAAACTTCAGATtacatcaaaattcattcaagtgCCTTCTCACTGTAAAATAATCCTCAATATGAAAACCCTCTAACATTTCCCTTGAGATACAtaatatgttttaaaaatgtgaccTTGATGACGGGAAATTTTCTTCTGCTTTAGTACAGTTCTCCTTATATATAacttataataaaatttcatataaaaaaaaaactttcattccTTATAAGGgtgtgcatatttttttatcatacGAGTCACGCATCTGTCACTTTATAGTAACTGAAATTTTATCGTTCATTTTCATCAACTGTAAGAATTCTTTAGAAACTCAAACGTCTAACAAAAAGTAGGTGTCTCTGTCTACCATTGACTATCTCCCAGTAGTATAACGAAACGGCATCTATGAAgttcgttcaatttttgaattctcaacaTTGAATCAATACACGTTTCAACACATTTAGTGttgaaagaatgaaagaaaacatttcaaagaaGTTTTCCAAATACAAAACATATTTCTAAAATCATGGtatgaaactgaaaattccGCACTCAATCTCTCATCGGTGAACTTTTTATATCAAGTtagtaattttgtttctttaaCAATTCATCCctaaatgaattcatttttgacgtataaaaaaagaaagtatCTAAGTTCCTTATCAATAAGGATAGGACTAAGTACCAAACTATGTTTACTTATAAATTGTGAATCTACGTATCTGGGACCCGGTATAAACATTCAAATAACAcaaagttttattcattttctttttttaaaaaaggtaggtaatcatgcattagacatttttttatgattgatCTGCTCTCCTCTTCGAAAATTATTTAGGAAAATATCATGTTGTGTAAGTAGGTAGGCACACCTTTATAAACATAACAGGAATTTCATTATTATGGAACCGATAGGCTACATTTTTACTTTCTCAAAAactctacaaaaattgaaaaattgactttgacatcttaaaatttggttctgaagcCTGTTctttcatttactcaaattcaagttcaattGAAGTCAATACTAGAGTGATtcgtaactttttcaaaattaagttaTCTATCCTTGATAAAATCTTTCTTCaactataagtacatacatacctattttaatcaaattttagcacacaaaaaaatagaaatcgtTGACACATAGCTTAAAATACAATATATAAAAATCAGTATTCAtcttcaatatttaaaaaatgaaaagtaattgCACCCTTGTAACAGGTGTATCAATCCTCATACTTCGTGCGGAATAGGTATTAAAGCATATAGGCATAAAATACTCGCAAAAGTATTGTAATTTAGGCAGGTTcatttatgaaatgaaaataaacagcGTTACCTAAAGATAAAGCATGAAATTTCCaaccattatttttttatatcatcAAGGAACAACTTTTCCGAGATACTCGGCagaaagaaattaatttagcaaaacttgatctttttttctacaataaattagtttcgtgtaatttattttttctcagcTTTACTTACGTATTAGGTAGTTTGTATCATATTCTAATTTATTGTAGCCTATATTTTCGACGATATTTCCAGAAGATACGAAACAAGCgttgaaaatccaaatgaaCACACTTACGTACCTAAGAGTAGctatagttacctacctattgtacaGTACATCTTCATAACACCCTGCTATGAAAatctgtttgtttgtttgttttgttacAGCTGTTCAATAAACTGGGCTAGTCGAGAGTGGAATGCTACATCttatatattatttttatttagcaTCGCAATGATAGTACCAATCTTCGTTATAACATTTTCGTACTATAACATTGTAAAAACCATGCGCCAGGTAGGCtctacttatttttatttttaaactttttctgttaaaaaacgAATCTAAGAAATAACCCGGAGcagtatttttgaattatttattcgcTCTTCTCAAACAAACCCCtactgtttttcaattttatttcaactcgaATGCTTTTAAGCGATAAAATGCGTTCAACGTTTgcgttaaaatatttttcaacaagttttaaaAGAAATCTCGAATAGCAAAATTAAATCATACAAAAGCTTAAAACTTCATCACACTTTTATTACCAACATGTACTCGCTTGCAGAAAAAAGCCAAAAGTATTTATCATTGTGTTTTTCAATAGCCGTAAAAATTTGTCTAAGTGCAAAAATCACGCGTCAACTACCAATTACAATTTCAACGCGCAAGCAGATACAacagttggcaaattttcaatgaaaataagcAAAATAGTGCCATGCCATttgattttccaagtttttaaaaaaattttgtattaaaGCTGCACTAAATTCAAATCATGCTATAGGAAAGAAGAAAATCAGAACATCGTTACTGCCCATAAGttactttcatatttttactataataagtacctatttatacaTGTTCAATAACTAATACCTAAACTAAgctaaataattattttatacgtAGGAAAGGACGGGTTGGTGATTTTGCTTCCCATCGCGTTGAAAGCTGAATGAGAATAGTACAaaattcgtaggtacctattaaaaccTCAAAACAACAATCCAATTCATCTGCTGATTAacgtttctttaattttttaattttgaacgtGGACTGATTATTATTAGAAAAGTAGGAATGCTGATCGGTAATCGGTACTTTTCTTCTTTAAAACGTCAGATTAAATTCGTATTTACAAATGTTctcaaattttaatacctaaaaATGTAATACCGAATGATGTACCTGGTTGGATGAGATGAGAATCATGTACTTTTTACAGGTTAACAAAATGAAACTGGCACAAAACACTGGTGTCGTTAAAAAGGCTGAAACGCACGTCGCCAGAATGATATTAATAATGGTGATCGCATTTTTTATTGCTTGGGGTCCGTATGCCGTATTTTCATTGTTAATTGCCTTCACTGACATCGAAATAACGCCACTGTACTCGATGGCTCCTTCGTTGTTTGCCAAAAGCAGCGTTTGCTATAATcctatcatttatttttttctcaatcatcAGGTAAGTGATACCTAATAAGAATATGACACATGCAATTTAGCTCTATCATGTACCCAGACCTACTCACTCTAGATAATATTGATCAACAAAGTTGTTGCTGttgtaatacaaaaaaaagtcattcaaTATCCTATCCTACCGATGTATTTTCATCGCacaaattaattcgaaaaatcgTAACGAAATATAATATTTCATCGGATAATAATTCAACACTCGTTATTTTCTGGAAAATAGAATTATACATTCGTATAGTTCTACTTGCACAACGTCTTATTTGCGAAGAACATGTTTTATGGATTGATAATGTACTTGCATACCTAATGCTAAGTAGGTATGTTTGTTTTACAAATTGAAGAATGTACCTACACATAAAGCAGATGGAACATACATATTTGCTATCTGGAAATGCAACGATaagaattgaatcaaatttcgaaatttaagtCCTTCTTCATGAATGCATAAAATGCCATTTTCCAACTTCCTTTTAGAAAATggtttatttaaattattagtACATTACTGCGTTAAAGTGGCTGCAGAGTTCTTATTAATACGAGTaacattattattttatctCCAAGGGATATTCCAATTTCTAAAATGgaaatatgtacgtaggtacatactttcATGTGGGAGGCTATGTGATGAAGGTCCTAATTGCcaaaacgtattttttcaaaaatcctaaaaaagttatcatttttctggttttttgtttttcacgaTCATATCCTGATTAggcatatgaaaaaaattaaaagagttgGGGCATATTCACAGATCAGTAtcataaagtaaaaaaaaattgcacagcAGGGGCgccaaatttctttttttttcaattttggcgaatttttaaaaatctttggctgattttataagaaaaaatcaaaataatttaatta
The sequence above is a segment of the Planococcus citri chromosome 3, ihPlaCitr1.1, whole genome shotgun sequence genome. Coding sequences within it:
- the LOC135839769 gene encoding parapinopsin-like isoform X2; the encoded protein is MFTNVSHRLAQDVKDLTSQQVSPTSYAVAACYMMCVTIFGILVNLMVFYIVLTDNKLRTPMNAILVNLACSDFGIAFLGNPVALFNAINGGWMLGQTVCQAYGFCMSFFASHLTWQGAMISIVGTWLASFVASSPPLFGWGAYENEAANISCSINWASREWNATSYILFLFSIAMIVPIFVITFSYYNIVKTMRQVNKMKLAQNTGVVKKAETHVARMILIMVIAFFIAWGPYAVFSLLIAFTDIEITPLYSMAPSLFAKSSVCYNPIIYFFLNHQFRKSWCRRIRKGYVEESSVRIRQIPLSKINSPPQELQNVEWCHRNQALMTITSSMSSSSSGTNSYFKQFKERDKNISHLIPYNTFPFVKRKQKLKSPSLPNITQH
- the LOC135839769 gene encoding parapinopsin-like isoform X1 gives rise to the protein MFTNVSHRLAQDVKDLTSQQVSPTSYAVAACYMMCVTIFGILVNLMVFYIVLTDNKLRTPMNAILVNLACSDFGIAFLGNPVALFNAINGGWMLGQTVCQAYGFCMSFFGIASIFTLTVLAYERYHIICHPFSIASHLTWQGAMISIVGTWLASFVASSPPLFGWGAYENEAANISCSINWASREWNATSYILFLFSIAMIVPIFVITFSYYNIVKTMRQVNKMKLAQNTGVVKKAETHVARMILIMVIAFFIAWGPYAVFSLLIAFTDIEITPLYSMAPSLFAKSSVCYNPIIYFFLNHQFRKSWCRRIRKGYVEESSVRIRQIPLSKINSPPQELQNVEWCHRNQALMTITSSMSSSSSGTNSYFKQFKERDKNISHLIPYNTFPFVKRKQKLKSPSLPNITQH